In Acidobacteriota bacterium, the genomic window ACTGGGGCTTCGTGGCCACAGGCGGCAGTCTGGGGTTTGCGTTGCAGACGGCGGTGGCGGTCATGGTGGTGGCGTGTCCCTGTGCCATCGGCCTGGCGACACCGATGGCGATCATGGTCGGGATGGGTCGCGGGGGCCGCGAGGGCGTCCTGCTGCGCAGCGCCGATGCGTTACAGAAGTTATCCGTCGTCGATACGGTGGTCTTCGACAAGACCGGGACGCTGACTGCAGGTCGTCCTACCGTCAACGGCGTCAGCATCAGCGCCGAGGGGTTGAAAGACTTCGACGAGCTGGACCTGCTGCGTCGGGTGGCGTCGGTCGAACGTTACAGCGGTCACCCGCTGGCCGCGGCGATCGTCCGCGAAGCCGAAGAGCGTGGGCTCTCTATGATGTCCGTCTCCGGTCTGACCGAGGAGCCCGGCCGCGGCATCGTCGGTAGTGTCGAGGGTCGGCGATTTCGCATCGGGCAGAGTCGCTGGTTGGAGGAGCATGGCGTGGATACGACGGCCCTCGGCGAGACGGCTGACGTACTGCGGCAGCAGGGTCAGACGACGACCCTCGTCGCGGTCGACGACCGGGTCGTCGGCCTGATCAGTCTCGACGATCCGATCCGCGAGAGCAGCGCCGAGGCCCTTGGCGAGCTGCGACGTCTGGGGCTGAAGCTGTTGATGTTGACCGGCGACGACCGGGTCACCGCCGAGCGTGTCGGGGCGCGATTGGGGTTGGACTGGATCGAGGCCGAGGTCCTACCGGAGCGGAAACATCAGGTCGTTGCCCGCCTGCAGGATCAGGGGCACGCCGTGGCGATGGCGGGGGACGGCATCAACGATGCCGCGGCACTGGCCCGGGCCGACGTGGGCATCGCGCTGGGGACCGGTAGCGACGCCGCCATCGAGAGCGCCGCGGTCACGCTGGTCCATGGCGATCTGCGTGGCATCCTTCGTGCGCGACGGCTTTCGACCGCGGTGATGGGATCGATCCGGCAGAATCTGTTCCTGGCGTTCATCTACAACGTCGTGGCGATCCCCATCGCGGCCGGGGTGTTGTACCCGTCGTTGGGGCTGTTGGTCTCGCCGATGATCGCAGCGGCGGCGATGAGTCTCAGTTCGGTCTCGGTCATCGCCAACGCGTTGCGTTTGCAACGCCAGCGCCTCTAGTCTGCCGCAACCTGCTCCCGTAACGCGTCGGCGAAGTGATCCATGATCCGGCCGTAGAGCCGTTTCGTGACCAACGGGTCCGGCACCATGTGGGTGAAGCCCGGCAACGGCAGGAAGTCGAACGGTCGCCCCTCGCGGAACAGCCGATCCGCCAGCTTCAGGCTGTGCGAGAAGTAGACGTTGTCGTCGGCGGTGCCGTGGATGATCAAGAGCGGGCGCGAGAGGTCGCCGGCATACGTCAACACGTTGGCGGCGTCATAACCGTCGGGGTTGTTCTGCGGGGTGTCCATGTACCGTTCGGTGTAGTGGGTGTCATAGTCCCGCCAGTCCACCACCGGAGCGCCGGCGACACCGGCATGGAACACCTCGGGTCGTCGCATCACCGCCAGCGCAGAGAAGTAGCCGCCAAACGACCAGCCGTAGATGCCGACCCGCTCCAGATCCATCTGCGGAACCTCGGCGGCCAGCAGCTGTAGCGCCTCGGCCTGGTCATGGAGCGGGATCTCGATCAGATCGTGCTTGACGACGCGATGCCACTCTCGGCCGCGACCCGGCGTCCCCCGTCCGTCGATGGCGACCACAATGTAGCCCTGGTCGGCCATCCATTGATCCAGCACGTAGCGGCCTGTCTGGGCGCGGACCATCTGCGAGGTCGGTCCCCCGTAGACATGGACGATGATCGGATACTTGTGCTCCGGATCGAATGCTCCCGGACGGATCAGCGCGGTGTGATAAGTCCTTGACGATCCGACCTCACGCAGTTCCAGGTTCACTTCCAGGTCGGGACTCTCGGCCACGGACGTCAACGATCGACCGCTGGCGTCGCTGCCGTTCATCACCCGGTAGTCGGTTCCCTGACCGATCGCGTTCGACATCAACAGCCACAACGGGCCCTCACCGGCCTTCGAGGCGAAGTGGACCCCCGCCTCCGTCGTCAGGGCGGTGACGCCATGCGTCTTACCATCCAGCGTGACGCGATAGACATGACGCTCGGTTGGGTTCGTCGACGCCGTCACGATGGCGTAGCCCTTCTCGAAGTCGACACGGGCGACACGATCCAGACCGAACTCGACCGGCGTCACCTCGTGCACAAACGCACCGTCGCGATCTCGGGCCTCCAGCTGCCAGGCACCTCGTCGTTCGGTGGTCCACAGGAAGCCGCTGCCATCGGGGAACCAGATCGGCATCGTTTCGTCGAGGTCGAGCCACGCAGGGTCGCTCTCGACCAGAAGCGTGCGTGTGCTCCCGTCGTCGTTCACCGCCAGGAGTTGTTGTTCGGTCTGGGTTCTGTTCTGTACAAGAAGCGTCAGCGGCGCGTTCTTGCTCCAGGTCACCGCGGCGAGGTACTCGTGTTGTTCGTTGTCCCACTCGACCCACGTCGTCCGGCGATCCTCGAGCGTCAGCACGCCGACCGTGACCACCGCGTTCGGTTTACCCGGTCGCGGGTAGGGCCAGCTGTTCGGCGACGACTCCGGATGGGTTGCGTCCCCGATGGTCATCTGTTCCAGGCCCGAGGTGTCGGTTCGCTGGTAGGCGATCCGTCGACTGTCGGGGGACCACCAGTAGCCGTGGTGGCGACTCATCTCCTCCTGGGCCACGAACTCCGACAGCCCGAACGAGATGTGCGCGTCGCCGTCCTTGCCGGCTCCTTCGGTCAGACGACGTTGGGTGCCGGTCGCCAGGTCGATGACGAACAGGTCACCATCGCGGACCACCGCCAGCATCGTGCCGTCGGGAGAGAAGCGTGGATCGACCGGGCTGCCGCCGTCGCCGGTCAGCTCGCGGAACTTGCGGCTCTTGCGTTCGACGAGGAACAGCCGGCCCGAGAGGGGAACGAGCAGTTGCTTGCCGTCCGGCGACAGATGGAAACCGGCGATGCCACGACTGGTCGTCCGTGACCGTTCCCGTCGCGCCTTCTCCTCGACGCTGAGGGTCTCGTCCTCGCCGCCAAGCAGTTGATCGGCGGTCACGAGAGGCTGCTCGCGACCGTTCTTGAGGTTCAGTCGGTAGAGATCCTGGACGAAGTCCCGGGGTCCCGAGCGGAGGAAGAGGATCTCCTTGCCGTCGGGCGTGCCTGTGGCCTTCGTCGGTCGGCCGAGTCGAAAGCGGTTGGTCTCTGCGTAACGGGCGAGGAACGATGCGTCGGCAGCGTCCGCAGGGACGATGACGCCCACCAGGAGCCCTAGGAGAAGCATGCGAAGCGACGCGCGGAACGACATCGACACCCCCGGAGAAATGGTACGAGCCTCGCATCTTACCGTATACTTTCGTCATGCCTTTCCGTCGCCACCCGAGCATCGTGCTGCTGAGCCTGACGATCTTCGTCGCGTCTTTCGCCCTCACGCTCGCCGCGCCTGCCGCAGACGACGACACGTACCTCCTGGAACTCGAGTCCGCCGACGCCGACGCCACGTTGGATCGATCGCGGCTTTCGCTGCTTCTCGACGATGTTCGTGGCCGCCTGTGGGCCTCCCGAGGAGCGGTTCGGCGTCTCCAGTCGACCATCGATGTCACGACCGATCGGAGCATTCGTGTCTCGCTGGGGTCCGAGTACTCCGCTCACGACGAGGCCCTCGTCGCGATGAAGCTCGCGCTTCCGGCGCTCCTCGAAGACCCGCAGTCCGTGGACCTTCTGTTCGATGTTCTTCGATCCGGCGAGAAGGCCTGCTGGCATCTGACCCGTTACCGACGGGTGGCAGAGAGTTACGGCTCGTTGCCGGAGTATCAGGCGGCGGTTGCGCCGGCGGCCGAGGCCTGTCGGAAGCTGGGTCGTGCCGGGTTCAGCGCGCCGGTGAGGGCCGCGCTGGTCGAGGGGTTGGCTCAGGATTCCGAACGGGACGATCAACTCGGCGAGTTGCGGGAGGAGATTGCGGCACTGGAGGAGTTGTTCGAGGACCTGCGCCGGATTGAAGCCGCGGACCCGTAGACCCTGCGCATCGTTGCGTCGATCAGGGGATTGCCCTACATTTCACCCGTCGCGACACTCGCCGAAAGGCGTCCAGAAGGATAGGGATCATCATGGGTAAGGGACTCGCGCTCGTATGCGGTGGTGGCGGCTTCATCGGCGGCCACCTCGTCAAGGATCTCCTGAGCCAGGGCTTCGCCGTCCGTTCCGTCGACCAGAAACCGGTCGACCAGTGGTACCTCCTGGACAACGCCGCCGAGAACCTCGTCCTCGATCTCCGGCAGATCGACGCCTGCCGACAGGCGGTGAAGGGTGCGACCCGGGTCTACCAGCTTGCCGCCGATATGGGTGGCATGGGTTTCATCGAGAATAACAAGGCGCTCTGCATGTTGAGTGTCCTGATCAATACCCACATGTTGCAGGCCGCCCAGGAGACCGGCAACGTCGAGCGCTTCTTCTACTCGTCATCGGCCTGTGTCTACAACGCCGACAAGCAGGTCAACGAAGATGTGGTGGCGCTGAAGGAAGAGGATGCCTATCCCGCCATGCCGGAAGACGGCTACGGTTGGGAGAAGCTGTTCTCCGAGCGCATGTGTCGTCACTTCCGCGAGGACTACGGGCTAGAGACCCGGGTTGCGCGGTTCCACAACGTCTACGGGCCGTTCGGCACGTGGGACGGTGGGCGAGAGAAAGCGCCGGCGGCGATGATCCGCAAGGTCATTCACAGCAAGCGTTCCGGCGACAACACGATCGAGATCTGGGGCGACGGCAAGCAGACCCGCTCGTTCATGTATATCGACGACTGCATCAAGGGCATCAACCTGTTTACCGACTGGGACTGCCTCGAGCCGTTGAACCTGGGTTCCAACGAGCTGGTGACCATCAACCAGCTTGTCGACATCGTCGAGGAGATCGCGGGCGTCACCCTGGAGCGCAACTACAACCTGGACGCACCCAAGGGGGTCAACGGTCGTAATTCGGATAACGAACGGATCAACCAGGTCTTCGGCTGGGAGCCGTCGATCCGACTTCGGGACGGCATGAAGCTCACCTACGACTGGATCCTTGGCGAGATCGAAGCCGGCGCCAAGTCCCGCTGATCGTGTCCGGTTCGGAGTCACGCCCCGCGCGTCGTCACATCCTGGTCCTCAGCCACTTCTACCCACCGGACCCGGCGTCGGTCGGGCAGCACTCGGCCGACGCGGCTGCAGAGATGGCCGCCCGTGGCTACCGGGTGACGGTCATCAGCTCCGATCGCGATTTCGAGGATCCGAGTAAGCGTTACCCGCGCTACGTCAAGCGTGACGGCGTGGACGTCCATCGCGTCCCGTGGGCCAGCTTCGGCAAGCGGACGATCTTCCTGCGGGCGCTCAGCATGGGGATGTTCATGCTGCACTGTCTGTGGGCGGTGATCTCCCGTCGCGATGTGGACGCGATCCTCGTCAGTACCTCGCCACCGCTTTGCGGTGTGGCCGCCACCGTGGGGCATGTGCTCCGCGGGACGCCGTTCCTCTACTGGGTGATGGATCTCAATCCCGATCAGTTGATCGTGCTTGGCAAGATCGGCCGGAACTCGCTAACCGCGCGGATCTCCAACCTGATTCAGCGGAGGGTGTTGCGTCGAGCCGGTGTCGTGATTCCGTTGGATCGATTCATGGAAGAGCGGCTGCTTCGCAAGGCGGACTTCCGACACAAGAGCCACATCATCCCGCCGTGGCCCCACGAACGTCCCGCCCCGTCTCTCGACCACACCGACAACTGGTTTCGAGAGAAGCACGATCTGCAGGACCGTTTCGTGATCATGTACTCGGGGAACCACGGCCTCTCGACACCGGTCGAGACGATGTTGGCCGCGGCGAAGCAGCTGGAGGACACACCGCAGGTGCAGTTCCTGTTCGTCGGTGGCGGTGTCCGCAAGAAGATGATCGACGAGGCGATCGCAAACGATCGCCCGACCAACGTTCGGTCGCTTCCGTACCAGCCCCGGGAAGACCTACGGTTCAGCCTGTCGTCGGCGGACCTCCACCTGGTCTCGATGGAGGAGAACGTCGTGGGCATCGTGCACCCGTGCAAGATCTACGGGGCGATGACGATGGGTCGCCCGATCGTGTTGCTGGGGCCACGGCCGTGTCACGCGTCGGAGATCCTCGAGACCGAGCAGATCGGTTGGCAGGTTGACACCGACGACGCCGACGGGATGGCGGCGGCGATCCGCGAGGCGCTGGCCTTGCCGTCGGGGGAGATTCGGGAGATCGGGGCTCGGGCCAAGGAGCTGGCGGATCGCCGTTTTTCCCGCGACGCCCTGTGCTCCAGCTTCTGTGATCGGCTCGAGGAACTGGTATCTTGAGCGGCCATGCTTTCGATCACCCAGCTTGGCAAACACTACGGCGGCCAGCGGCTGTTCCAGGATGCCACCGTCAACTTCAATCCCGGCTCGCGCTACGGGATCGTCGGCGCCAACGGCTCCGGGAAGTCGACGCTGCTGCGGATCCTGACGGGCGAGGAAGAGGCCACCGAGGGTAAGGTCGCCGTCGCCCGCAAGGCACGGATCGGCGTGCTGCGTCAGGATCACTTCGAGTTCGACGACGTGCCGATCCTCGATGTGGTGATGATGGGTCACGAGGAACTGTGGTCGGTCATCGAGGCCAAGGAGAAGCTGCTCGAGGCGCCCCCCGATCAGTTCGACGCCGACAAGTTCAGCAAGCTAGAGGAGTTCATCCAGGAGAACGACGGCTACGCGCTTGAAGCGCGGGCCGCGGAGATCCTGGAGGGGCTGAATATCCCCACCGACGTGCATCGCGAGCCGTTGTCGATCCTGTCCGGTGGTTTCAAGCTTCGTGTGCTGCTGGCCCAGACGCTGGCGGGGTCGCCGGACGTGTTGCTTCTGGACGAGCCGACCAACCATCTGGACATCCTCTCGATCCGTTGGTTGGAGAAGTTCCTCGTCTCCTTCAAGGGCATCGGAATCGTCGTCTCTCACGACCACCGCTTCCTCAACAACGTCTGCACCCACGTGGTCGATGTCGACTACGAACGCGTCACGACCTACAAGGGCAACTACGACGCCTTCGTCACCGCCAAGGCCGAGAATCGCAATCGGAAAGAGGCGGAGATTGAGAAGCGCGGTAAGGAGATCGACGACCATCGTCGCTTCGTCGAACGCTTCAAGGCCAAACCGACCAAGGCGCGTCAGGCCAAGAGTAAGGTCAAGCAGATGGAGCGCATCGTCATCGAAACGTTGCCACCGTCCTCACGCCGCTATCCACACTTCGCGTTGAAGCAGTGTCGTCCCTGTGGTCGGATCGCGCTGCAGCTGAAAGGCATCTCCAAGTCCTACGACGACAAGCCGGTCCTGGAGGATGTGTCGCTGAAGGTGATGCGTGGTGACAAGCTGGCGATCATCGGCCCCAACGGTATTGGCAAGTCGACACTGCTGAAGATCGCCGTGGGGGTCGTTGAGCAGGACGCGGGTGAGGTGGAGTGGGGCTACGAGACCCACCCCGGTTACTTCGCGCAGGATCACCGCGCCCTGCTGACGGAGGAGCGACGCGACCTGCAATCCTGGCTGTGGGATTTCTGCCCCGGAGAGAGCGTGGGTTTCGTTCGCAATCGACTGGCACGCGTGCTGTTTACCAAGGACGACGTCGAGAAGAGAATCGGCAACCTCTCGGGCGGCGAGGCCGCGCGGCTGATCTTCTCCAAGTTGGATGTCACCCATCCCAATGTGCTGGTCCTGGACGAGCCCACCAACCATCTGGACCTCGAGGGCATCGAGGCTCTGGCGGAGTCGTTGCGCGGCTACGACGGCACCATCATCTTCGTCTCTCATGACCGCTGGTTCGTCTCAAAGATTGCGACTCGCATCGTCGAGATCACTCCGGATCACATCGAGGACTTCGTCGGCAGTTATGACGAGTACCTCGAGCGCTGCGGCGACGACCACCTGGACGCCGAGGCGGTCCTGCGTGTCGCACGGGAAGAGAAGAAGGCCGCCAAGGAGGCCCGCAAGGGCCAGAGTTAGTCGATCCTGGGCAGGTAGACCGTCGCCGTCGGCTCCTGCGCCTGACACGGCGAGTCGTCGTGGTAGGTGAAACGCGTTCCGTGGGATGCGGCCTCGACGTGACTGAAGCTGACCGTCCGTGCATCGTCACGATGCATGCAGATCGATGATGGACCGCGTTCCGGTTGGTGGCTGGCGTGGGCCCGCATGTGGGCCGCCGCCCGTGACGCCGGGTCGTCGCCCTGACGTAGCGACAGCAGGGTGCGAAACCACTCCCGGCGACTGCGACGGACCTCTGCGCTCCGATACGAGGACGAGACGATGGCCTCGTCCACCGCGGGGGTCTCGTTCTTCGACAGCGTCTCGCCGTCCCAGACCCGGCTGCCAACGATTCGGGGATCGATGGCGAAGATGCGGAACGAGCGTAGCGCCTGAACGTCGATCCGATCGAGACTCGCCAGGGCCGTCGTCACATCCGGGTAGTCGGCCAGCTGCAGGACGACCTGTCCGCGGCTGACGAACGTGCCGTCGGCATCGGCCGGGCGATAACCGTTGAGCAGACAGACCGTCAGGCCATGGGCGTTGCTGGCGATCCAGCTGCCACCGGCGTCGGCATCGGTGGGGGAGACCCGCGCCGGCGGCCCGCCCCGTAGGGTCGGCGGGAGGGCCGACCCCCGTAGGTGTCGCTCGTCCCGGTTGAAGAACAGCTCGTAGCCGTCGTTGCCATGGAACCAGCTGAGGGTGCACATGCGGGCATTCTAGTGAACTTGACCGGTTGTCTGCCGTATCCAGGAAAGGAGGGGCTGGTTTCCAGACCCCGAAGGCTTCATCATTGGCCTCGAGCGGCCACCGTCGTCGCTTCCCGGAGGATAGAGTGAAAAAGTTTCTCGTCGGTCTGCTGGCCGTCATCGGTTTCTTCTCCATCGTTGCCGTCTTCGGCTTCGCGGTCCTTGTACTCCTGGCCTCATCGGGCAAGCCGACAGTTCCCAGCTCGGTGCTCCTCGAGATCGACTTCGAGCAGGGCGTCATCGAGACGATCCCGCCCGACCCGCTGGCCCAGCTGATGCTGGACGACACGATGACGGTGCCGATGATTGTCGAGGCGCTGGAAAAAGCCTCCGACGATCGTCGCGTCAAGGGTGTCGTCGCACGGATCGGTGGCGAGGGGATCGCCATGGCCCATATCCAGGAGATCCGGGATGCGGTGCTGCGTTTCCGCGAGTCGGGCAAGCCGGCGGTGGCATGGTCCGAGACGTTCGGTGAGTTTGGTCCCGGCAACGGTGGCTACTACCTGGCGACGGCCTTCGACGAGATCTACATGCAGCCGTCGGGCGACGTGGGTCTGACCGGACTGATCTACGAGACGATGTTCATGCGTGGGCTCTACGACAAGCTAGACATCGAACTACAGCTGGATCAGCGTCACGAATACAAGAACGCGATGAACAGCTACACCCATCGCGAGTACACCGAACCCCACCGCGAGGTGATGCAGTCGGTTATCGACTCGCGCTTCACACAGATCGTCCGCGGCATCTCAGAGACAAGGGGGCTTGAGGAAGACGAGGTCCGCGATCTGTTCGATCGTGGACCGTACCTCGGTGAGGAGGCGATGGACGCCGGCCTCGTCGACGGTCTGGCCTATCGCGACGAGGTCTACGCGACGATGCGTGAGTCGGTGGGTGACAAGGCCCGCCTGCTCTACCTACCGGCCTACCGCGAGCGTGCGGGGAGCCCGTTCAACAAGGGCACCACCGTCGCCGTCATCCATGGCTATGGCCAGGTGACTCGCGGCGGCAGCCGCTTCTCGCCGCTGGACGGTTCCGTCAGCATGGGTTCCGACACGCTGACCCGGGCGTTCCGCGCGGCCATCGATGACGATCGGGTGAAGGCGATCCTGTTCCGGGTGGATTCTCCCGGTGGCTCCTACGTGGCATCCGATTCCATCTGGCGCGAGACTCTGCGGGCCAAGGAGATGGGCAAGCCGATCATCGTCTCGATGGGCAACCTGGCCGGGTCGGGTGGCTACTTCGTCGTGATGCACGCCGATCATGTCGTCGCCCAGCCCGGAACGATTACCGGCTCCATCGGAGTGCTCGGCGGCAAGATGGTCGTCACGGGTCTCTACGAGAAGCTGGGCATCAGCTACGACGGTGTCCATACCAGCCGGAACTCGTCCCAGTACAGTCCCAACCATCCCTACGACGACGCCGGCTACGAACGGTTTCAGGCGGGACTGGATCGGATCTATGCGGACTTCACCCAGAAGGTCGCCGAGGGCCGCGGGTTGGATCTGGAGCGGGTTCAGGAGATCGCGAAGGGGCGCATCTGGACCGGCGAGCAGGCGCTGGAGATCGGCCTGATCGATGAACTGGGCGGCATCCACGTGGCGCTGGACGCGATCCGGGCAACGCTGGACCTGGCCCCCGATGCTCAGCTGAAACTTCGCGAGTTCCCACGTGTCGACATGCCGTGGTTTGCCGGCTTGATCGAGAAGACCGAAAACTCCGATGTGCGCTCTCAGGCGATCGTGGAGTCGTTGCGGGAAATCCAACCGCAAATCCGCGGTCTGCGACAGGCCGGATGGCTGGGGGATCCGGGGGTATTGGTGATGCAGGACTACCGTGCCCTGGAGCCGAGGGTGCAGATTCCCTAAAAAAACGGGCCGCTACAGGTTGCTGAGTGGTTGCCGCAGGCTGCGGTCGATCGATCCGCTAGAAGGGGTTGCGGTTCCCGTTGACGGTCGCCGGTAGCGGTAGATTTCCCGGCGTCACGTGATTCCGTTCTTGATCGCGTCGTCGTGAATAGAGCGGAAGCTGATACGGGGCGTTACGGGGCCTAACATAAACACCCCCCTTGGAGGGTCCCGTCACAACCCAAACACCGGGGGCCGGAGCGGATCTTTGATCCACTCCGGCCTCTCTTTTGTTTGTAAGTATCCGCGAA contains:
- a CDS encoding glycosyltransferase family 4 protein yields the protein MSGSESRPARRHILVLSHFYPPDPASVGQHSADAAAEMAARGYRVTVISSDRDFEDPSKRYPRYVKRDGVDVHRVPWASFGKRTIFLRALSMGMFMLHCLWAVISRRDVDAILVSTSPPLCGVAATVGHVLRGTPFLYWVMDLNPDQLIVLGKIGRNSLTARISNLIQRRVLRRAGVVIPLDRFMEERLLRKADFRHKSHIIPPWPHERPAPSLDHTDNWFREKHDLQDRFVIMYSGNHGLSTPVETMLAAAKQLEDTPQVQFLFVGGGVRKKMIDEAIANDRPTNVRSLPYQPREDLRFSLSSADLHLVSMEENVVGIVHPCKIYGAMTMGRPIVLLGPRPCHASEILETEQIGWQVDTDDADGMAAAIREALALPSGEIREIGARAKELADRRFSRDALCSSFCDRLEELVS
- a CDS encoding NAD-dependent epimerase/dehydratase family protein; protein product: MGKGLALVCGGGGFIGGHLVKDLLSQGFAVRSVDQKPVDQWYLLDNAAENLVLDLRQIDACRQAVKGATRVYQLAADMGGMGFIENNKALCMLSVLINTHMLQAAQETGNVERFFYSSSACVYNADKQVNEDVVALKEEDAYPAMPEDGYGWEKLFSERMCRHFREDYGLETRVARFHNVYGPFGTWDGGREKAPAAMIRKVIHSKRSGDNTIEIWGDGKQTRSFMYIDDCIKGINLFTDWDCLEPLNLGSNELVTINQLVDIVEEIAGVTLERNYNLDAPKGVNGRNSDNERINQVFGWEPSIRLRDGMKLTYDWILGEIEAGAKSR
- a CDS encoding NRDE family protein, coding for MCTLSWFHGNDGYELFFNRDERHLRGSALPPTLRGGPPARVSPTDADAGGSWIASNAHGLTVCLLNGYRPADADGTFVSRGQVVLQLADYPDVTTALASLDRIDVQALRSFRIFAIDPRIVGSRVWDGETLSKNETPAVDEAIVSSSYRSAEVRRSRREWFRTLLSLRQGDDPASRAAAHMRAHASHQPERGPSSICMHRDDARTVSFSHVEAASHGTRFTYHDDSPCQAQEPTATVYLPRID
- a CDS encoding copper-translocating P-type ATPase, which gives rise to MRQPSLFDKPADPDPGPDPGSEPEVPVKESHCCGGARVAFTAPAGSWVCPMHPKVIESGPGACPDCGMDLEPASPLPDEATERQQRKEWHGILRRLGLCVLLTLPLLILNMGVMIGLLPSSWALPPWVQWLVATPVVLWGGQPFWVRGIDSIRNRKANMFTLILLGTGASYLYSFVALFAGRDALGAPLPIFFESAAVIVTLVWLGQALEFRSRARTGDAIRALLSRVPDRVFRVGEQDTVEEIDVGRVVVGDRLRIRAGDRVATDGVVVDGKSHVDESMVTGEPMPVWKESGATLTGGTLNGEGLLLMEATRVGADTLLSRIASLVAEAQRSQAPVQRLADRVAAWFVPGVLGVALLTAIYWGFVATGGSLGFALQTAVAVMVVACPCAIGLATPMAIMVGMGRGGREGVLLRSADALQKLSVVDTVVFDKTGTLTAGRPTVNGVSISAEGLKDFDELDLLRRVASVERYSGHPLAAAIVREAEERGLSMMSVSGLTEEPGRGIVGSVEGRRFRIGQSRWLEEHGVDTTALGETADVLRQQGQTTTLVAVDDRVVGLISLDDPIRESSAEALGELRRLGLKLLMLTGDDRVTAERVGARLGLDWIEAEVLPERKHQVVARLQDQGHAVAMAGDGINDAAALARADVGIALGTGSDAAIESAAVTLVHGDLRGILRARRLSTAVMGSIRQNLFLAFIYNVVAIPIAAGVLYPSLGLLVSPMIAAAAMSLSSVSVIANALRLQRQRL
- a CDS encoding S9 family peptidase, with product MSFRASLRMLLLGLLVGVIVPADAADASFLARYAETNRFRLGRPTKATGTPDGKEILFLRSGPRDFVQDLYRLNLKNGREQPLVTADQLLGGEDETLSVEEKARRERSRTTSRGIAGFHLSPDGKQLLVPLSGRLFLVERKSRKFRELTGDGGSPVDPRFSPDGTMLAVVRDGDLFVIDLATGTQRRLTEGAGKDGDAHISFGLSEFVAQEEMSRHHGYWWSPDSRRIAYQRTDTSGLEQMTIGDATHPESSPNSWPYPRPGKPNAVVTVGVLTLEDRRTTWVEWDNEQHEYLAAVTWSKNAPLTLLVQNRTQTEQQLLAVNDDGSTRTLLVESDPAWLDLDETMPIWFPDGSGFLWTTERRGAWQLEARDRDGAFVHEVTPVEFGLDRVARVDFEKGYAIVTASTNPTERHVYRVTLDGKTHGVTALTTEAGVHFASKAGEGPLWLLMSNAIGQGTDYRVMNGSDASGRSLTSVAESPDLEVNLELREVGSSRTYHTALIRPGAFDPEHKYPIIVHVYGGPTSQMVRAQTGRYVLDQWMADQGYIVVAIDGRGTPGRGREWHRVVKHDLIEIPLHDQAEALQLLAAEVPQMDLERVGIYGWSFGGYFSALAVMRRPEVFHAGVAGAPVVDWRDYDTHYTERYMDTPQNNPDGYDAANVLTYAGDLSRPLLIIHGTADDNVYFSHSLKLADRLFREGRPFDFLPLPGFTHMVPDPLVTKRLYGRIMDHFADALREQVAAD
- the sppA gene encoding signal peptide peptidase SppA, encoding MKKFLVGLLAVIGFFSIVAVFGFAVLVLLASSGKPTVPSSVLLEIDFEQGVIETIPPDPLAQLMLDDTMTVPMIVEALEKASDDRRVKGVVARIGGEGIAMAHIQEIRDAVLRFRESGKPAVAWSETFGEFGPGNGGYYLATAFDEIYMQPSGDVGLTGLIYETMFMRGLYDKLDIELQLDQRHEYKNAMNSYTHREYTEPHREVMQSVIDSRFTQIVRGISETRGLEEDEVRDLFDRGPYLGEEAMDAGLVDGLAYRDEVYATMRESVGDKARLLYLPAYRERAGSPFNKGTTVAVIHGYGQVTRGGSRFSPLDGSVSMGSDTLTRAFRAAIDDDRVKAILFRVDSPGGSYVASDSIWRETLRAKEMGKPIIVSMGNLAGSGGYFVVMHADHVVAQPGTITGSIGVLGGKMVVTGLYEKLGISYDGVHTSRNSSQYSPNHPYDDAGYERFQAGLDRIYADFTQKVAEGRGLDLERVQEIAKGRIWTGEQALEIGLIDELGGIHVALDAIRATLDLAPDAQLKLREFPRVDMPWFAGLIEKTENSDVRSQAIVESLREIQPQIRGLRQAGWLGDPGVLVMQDYRALEPRVQIP
- a CDS encoding ATP-binding cassette domain-containing protein — its product is MLSITQLGKHYGGQRLFQDATVNFNPGSRYGIVGANGSGKSTLLRILTGEEEATEGKVAVARKARIGVLRQDHFEFDDVPILDVVMMGHEELWSVIEAKEKLLEAPPDQFDADKFSKLEEFIQENDGYALEARAAEILEGLNIPTDVHREPLSILSGGFKLRVLLAQTLAGSPDVLLLDEPTNHLDILSIRWLEKFLVSFKGIGIVVSHDHRFLNNVCTHVVDVDYERVTTYKGNYDAFVTAKAENRNRKEAEIEKRGKEIDDHRRFVERFKAKPTKARQAKSKVKQMERIVIETLPPSSRRYPHFALKQCRPCGRIALQLKGISKSYDDKPVLEDVSLKVMRGDKLAIIGPNGIGKSTLLKIAVGVVEQDAGEVEWGYETHPGYFAQDHRALLTEERRDLQSWLWDFCPGESVGFVRNRLARVLFTKDDVEKRIGNLSGGEAARLIFSKLDVTHPNVLVLDEPTNHLDLEGIEALAESLRGYDGTIIFVSHDRWFVSKIATRIVEITPDHIEDFVGSYDEYLERCGDDHLDAEAVLRVAREEKKAAKEARKGQS